The following DNA comes from Deltaproteobacteria bacterium.
CCGAAGAAGCGGCGGCGCGCCGCCTCGTCCGCGGGCTGCTCGGGCCCGGAGAACGGGACGTCGGGGATGCGCGTCTGGTCGGCGGCGATGAGGGGCAACGCGCGCGCCCGCCGCTCGTCGGCCTGGGGCCCGACCTCCATGAAGACGTCCGCGAACCAGCCGTCGACGCGGTGGACGGCGGCGTAGTAGCGGTCGTGCTCGGCGGCGTAGGCGTGCCCGGCCGCGCTCCAGTCCTCGCCGGCAAGCAGCCGGTCGCGGAGCGTCCGCACGTCGCGCAGCGTGAGTGATATGCCCTGGCCCCAGGTCGGGTCGCTGGTCGCGGCCGCGTCGCCGACGAGGGCGACGCCGTCCCGATACGGATGGTCCACCCACGCATCCGCACCCTCGAAGAGGGCGAGCGGCCCCGCCGGCCGCGCCGCGGCGTAGAGCGCCCGCTCGACGCCGGCACGGACCGACTCGTCGACGAACCGCGCGAGATCATGCTGCTGCCCGCGCGGTGGATCGGCGTCCTTGTGGTAGCCGACGTAGGCGCGCACGCGGCCGCTGCCCTGGGGAAAGAGGAGCGAGATGCGGCCGACGGCCGGGTTGAACATGATATACGCCGCGTCGTCGGCCACCGGAACGCCGTCGAGGAGCACGCCGGAGAAGAGGAGCCGCTCGGGATCGCGGCGCACCGTGAAGCCCGCCCATTTCCGCATCTGCGAGCCGCGACCGTCGGCGCCGACCACCAGGCGCGCTCGCACCTCCTCGACGTGTCCGCCGAGCTCGAACGCGACACTCGGCTCGGGTCCCGGCGCCACGCTCGAGACGCGCGCGCCGCGCTCGACCACGGCCCCGGCGCGGGTTGCCGCGTCGAGCAGCACCTCCTGCATGGCCGGATGGTAGAAGGCGAGCACCGGTGCCGCCGGGACGGTGGTGGCCACCAGGTCGCGACGCACGATCTCGACGCCGCCCATGAACAGCTCGAACGAGGGGAGCTCGTGGCCGCAGGTGGCGCGCAGGAGTGGGTCGACGCCGAGCGCCCGCGCCTCGGCGACGCCCCACGGCATCAGCGCCTCGCCGCGTACGCGGTCGGTGAACCGCCGCTCGCGCTCGAGCACGAGGACGCGCGCCCCCTGCTCGGCCGTCGCCCGGGCGAGCGCGGCGCCGCCGATGCCTCCGCCGACGGTCACGAGATCGAATGCCTGCCCGGTCATGCCGGCATGCGGCTATCAGCCTGTGGCCGCCAAGTCACCAGGCTTGCCGCCGGAGGGGCCGGCGGCGCATAAGGCGGACGACGCACGAGGCAGGGGAGGCGCCATGCCGCGCGGCAAGCACCGAACATCGAGATCCAGACCCGTCCCCACGCCCGAGCGGCGCGACGACACCGAGCGCGCCTTCGAGCGGCGGCTCGGCGAGCTCGCCGAGGCGGTGAACATCATGATCCCTGAGCTCTCCGCCCGTGTGGCGGCGCTCGAGCACCTGCTCGTCGAGAAGGGGGTCTGCCGGCGGGCCGATCTCATCCGGGCGCGGCAGTTCGTCGACGTGCGCGGCGGAGGCGAATGATGCAGCTCTTCTTCATGCACGTCGGCAGCTTCGTCGCCGTGATCCTGTACTTCACGCTCGCGGGGCGGGCCGAGTATTCGCCCGCCGGCGTCCGCGCGGCTCTGCTGGTCGCGCTCGGCATCGAGACGGCCTACATCTGGCTCGCGCGACGCGCCGGCGAGCTCAAGCAGTTCGACGCCGGTCTCTGGGCGCTGTTCGCGATCGGCTCGCTCGCCGCCAGCGCCGGCGTCCGGCCGGTGGCGTCCCTGTTCGAGCACTACTCGCCGGCCCTCCTGTTCACGACGCTCGGCCTCACGGCGGTCGTTCCGCCCCTCCTCGGCCGCGAGCCCTTCACCTATTACTACGCTCGCCGCCAGACGCCGCCCTGGCAGCAGCGGTTGCCCGAGTTCGCCGCCATCAACCGCGTGATGACCGGCTACTGGGTGCTCGTCTTCTTCACCGCCGCGGGGCTGGCGGCCTCCGCACCCACCGACTGGCGCTTCACGGCCCTCTTCCCGAACCTGCTGACCTTCGGAGCGGGGATGACGGCGACCTGGTGGCTGCCGCTGGTCTATCTGAAGCTGTTTCCGCCCGAGCTGCCGACCGCCATCGAGCCCTTGCTCATGGGCATGCCGCTCGCCTTCGACCGCAAGGCGGCGGGCGACGGCCGCGCGGTCATCCAGTTCCGGGTGAGCGGCGCGGAGGCGGGCGACTATCATGTCCGCGTCGAGGGCGGGAGATGCCGGAGCTTCGCGGGCCCCGCGCCGGCACCCGACCTCGTCGTCCACACGCCCGACACCGTCTGGATCCGCATCGCGCGCGGCGAGCTCGACGGCGGACGGGCGCTGCAGGACGGGCTCTACCGCGTCGAGGGCGACCTCGCCGTGCTCGCCAAGATGGACGAGTGGTTCACCCCTCCGCGCGGCGCGCGACGCACGGGTTGACCATCGTCCCGATGTGCTCGATGCGGCTGACGATCTCGTCGCCCTCCGTGAGGTAGCGGCGCGGGCTCCGCGTCGAGCCGACGCCGCTCGGCGTGCCCGTGAAGATGAGGTCGCCCGGCTCGAGCGTGCACAGGCTCGAGAGATACGCCACCAGCTCCGGGACCGCGAAGATCATGTCGCTCGTGCGCGCCGCCTGCATCGGCGCGCCGGAGACGTCGCAGGCGAGCGCCAGGTCGTTCGCGTCGGGGAAGGCGTCGAGCGACACGACGGCGGGGCCGATCGGCCCGAAGGTGTTGATCGACTTGCCGAGGCAGAACTGCGGCGGCTTGTCGCTGAACTGCAGCCGCCGGTCGGAGATGTCCTGGCCGATCGTGTAGCCGGCGACGTGGTCGAGCGCGCGGACCGCCGGGATGCGATCGCCGCGGCGGCCGATCACCACCACCAGCTCGACCTCCCAGTCGACGTACGCCGACGAGAGCACCACCGGAGCCCGGGGCCCGACCAGGCAGCTCGGGAACTTCGTGAAGACCATCGGCGTCTTGGGCAGCTCCAGGCCGGCTTCCCCGGCGTGCTCGCGATAGTTGAGGCCGATCGCGAACACCTTGGCGGGGCGCGGCACCGGAGGCCCGAGGTCGACCTCGTTGAGCGGCGCCTCCGCGTCGCCCTCGCGGAGCCCGCGCGCCCACTCGACGAACGCGTCCCAGCGCTGGACGGCGGCCATCGGATCGGCAGGGAACCGTCCCCCGGAGGCCCGCTCCACGTCGACCAGCCGCCCGCCGAGGAGCACGCTCGCCCGTCCCTTGACGTTCGCCAGCCGGACGCTCATCGCGCCCCTCCATACTGCGGCTTCCCGGAGGCGTCCAGTTGGAAGGAGCGGCCCGGGCGAAGTCGTTTGACGCTTCGAGCCGCTCCGTCCTAGCCTCTCCGCCCGTCATGCGCACCCCGCCGCCACCCGGAGGTGGCGCGCCCACGACGGGCCCTCCCGGCGCCCGGCCACGCGGTCCCCGCCGCCGGCGGCGGCGCGGCCACGGTGAACGCACACCGCCGCCCGCCCCCGCGGTCGTGCCGGAGACGAGCCGGCTCGCGGCGCCGGCTCCCGGCGAAGCGCCCCTCACCCCCGCCGAGGTCGTCGAGATGAAGGAGCACCTCGCCTTCCTCCGGCGCTACAAGGAGGTGCTGCGGCTCAAGCTGAACGCCGTCGAGGACCTCCTCGTGAACCAGCAGCGGGAGCCGGCCGACCGCGGCGTCTGCCGCCATCTGCTCGGCAAGGTGGACCGTGCCGTGGTCGAGCACGCCATCGAGCGCGACCCCCTGCGGGGCGATGCCGCCGCACGCGCCCGCATGCTCGCCGGCGCGGTGCGGCTCACCGCGGACGTGGGTGTGCTGCTCGCCTATCTCGAGGCGCTCGCCCACGTCCGCTCCCACGCGGAGGCGGCGCAGGCGTTCGCGGAAGTCGTCCGCCGGATCGACTTCGAGAGCGTGTCGGCGACGCGGCTCGCGCGGCTGCTGCAGGTCCTGATCGACACCTTCGTCGACCACGAGCGCGTGCAGGTCCTCTTCAGCCTGCTCGCCGGGCCCGCCTTCCGGCGTGCGTTCGACGCCGCCCTCCCGACGTTTCCTCCGGCGGTGGCAGAGGTGTGCGCGCCGCTCCGGGCCGTGCACCGCCGGCTGCTCGAGGACGGCGGCGGGCCCGAGGCCCCGGAGCTGCTGGCGAAGGGGATGGAGCAGGTCCTCTCGGCGCCCGACCCCGTGCTGCGGAGCTACGCGGAGCCGCTGCGCGCCGGCATGCTCGAGCTCGCCCTCGGCGGCGACGTGCCGGCCGAGGTGGCGGATCGGGCGGTCGGCGTGCTCCTGCCGAGCCTCGCGCGCGACGGCCGCACCTACGCGCGCTTCGCGATCCGCCGCGCCGGACAGCTCCTCGCGCGCCACGTCGACGACCGGGCCCGAGCCGTGCTCGAGGAGCTGCGCCGTGCGCAGCCGGGCACGCGCACGGCCGAGCGCTGGCTGGCGGCGCTCGATGCACGTCGCTTCGGGCGGATCGCGCTGGCGGGGGAGCCGCCGGCGCGCGGACGGCTGATCGCGGCCTTCTGGCTCGACGGGCAGCGCCCCGTGTGGCTCCGGACGGCGAGCGCCGGCGCGGGCGAGCGCCTAGCGGCCGAGGCCCGTGTGCAGGCGGAGCTGGCGCTTCCTGGCGTCGCGACGCTCGTGGAGCACGGCGTCGCGCTCGGCCTCCCGTACGTTGCCGTGCTCGGACCGGGCCGTCCGCTGGCGCGCGAGGAACCGCTCGACCCGTCCACTGCCCTCGGGATCGTAGCGGCGGCGGCGCGCGTGCTTCGCGCCGTGGCGCTGGCGGGGATCGCGCTCCCCGATGCGGAGGCCGAACGCTTCCTCCACACGCCGCCGCCCGGCCCTGCCGTGACGCTCGCGGATCTCGACGGCGCCCGGCGTGCAGAGCCCCCGGTCGCCGCGGCCGAGCACGTCGCGCTGGCCACGGGGCTCGCGCGCCAGATCGTGCCGGTTGGCCCTGGGAACCGGCAGATGCGCGAGCTCGGCGAGCAGATGGCACGTGCGTCGGACCTGCCGGCTCTGATCGCGCTCGTCGAGCGCGCGGCACTGCACGCCGCTCGCGACTGACGCACGGATCCGTTCGGGCGAAGTACGGCGTTGAACGGAACCGTCCGCTCGCGCCTGGGCATCGCGGCCGCGCGCTATCCCTTCAAGGGGTGAGGAAGGAAGAAAAATGGGATGATTACGCCCTCCCCGGTCGGGGACCGGGCGTGAGACCGGCGCCGAGCGTCGGGGGCTGCCATCCCGCGGAATGTCTCCCTTTTTTGCCGTTCGCAGGGGCTGCGACCGAGCCCCGCAGTGCGATCGCTCGGCCCGCTCCGGCACGGCTCCTGCTGTAGGAAGCGCGAGGAGGACGGAGCGATGTACCAGGCTGGTGATTACGTATGGCCTACCGACCTACCCGGACGCTTCCTCTGCCGGGTCGCGGACGCCGAGACCTTCCGAATCGGTTCTGGCACGTCGCAGATCTTGAAGCTCGAGCCGCTCGAAGGACCGTGGCCTCCAGGCACCTGTCTGATCCGCCTGGAGGGCGCCGTGATCCGAGCCCGTCGCGAGGCGCGATCGGCAGTGAGGCGCCCGACGCTTCGCTCCGCGCCTCCCGGCTCGGGTCGGCGGGCGACCGGCTGACGAGCGCGCGGCTCTTGGATGGCATCGCGGGTGTTGTCATCGACGCGCACGAATAGAGGTGGAGGATGTCCGACGCATCTGAGAGCCGCGCGTCCGCTGGCCGGTCCCGGTTGATCACCGACCCGGTCGCGAGCGTCCGCGGCGAGCCCGTCCGTGTCCATGCTGCCCCCTGGCACGGGCGTGCCGCCGCGGGAGCGAGCGAAGGGCCATTGCTGTGGACGCGCCTCGGACCTGCCGGTGGCGCAAGCCTCGAGCGGGCGATCTGGCTCACGCCGTACCCAGCCGAGACGATGGTGGAGGACGTCTTCGGGGCGGGGCCGGATGCCCGCCTCGAGGTGGCCGTGCCGCGCAGGCCGGATTTCCGCCTCGAGGTGACGGTGCCGGGCAAGGCGCGGGCCTGATGGACCTTCAGCGGGTTTCTCCGGCCGATCCGACCTGGCCCAATCATGCCGAGCACGATGTGCTCCTCCCGGTGCAGTTCTCCCGGGTCTTCAGCCGGGACCTTCGACTCGAGCGCGAGCGGCTCCTCATGTTCGCCGTCCTCGAGGACGCGATCACGAGCTATCTCACGCACGCGCGTGCCCGCACCCGCCGCGGGCGCGAGACGTTCGCCGAGGTACACGACTGGGTCAGCTCGCCCGACCGGCGCCGGCTCTTCGCGTTCGAGACGATCTGCGACGTCCTCGGGATCGACGCCGGCTCGCTGCGTCGTGCGCTGGGCGAGCGGCGGACGCGGCGAGGGCGCCAGCTGAGGTGCCGGCCGTTGTCCACGGCGGGCCGAACTGCGCGATCCACGCGACCGCGGGGCACGCCGGCTCGGGTGTGCCGGGCAGCTACCCGGTCCGCCTGAAGAGCTGAACCACCCGTCGCGCGACCGCAGCGGCCTTGGCGCGGTCCGCACCCTACCCTGTCGGCTCTCGTCGGGCTATGGTCCGGACGATGACCGCCTATCTCGTCAGCGCGGCGCGCACGCCGATCGGCGGGTTCGGCGGCGCCCTCGCCTCGCTCTCCGCGCCCGAGCTCGGGGCGGCGGCGCTGCGCGCGGTCGTCGCGCGCGCGGGGGTCCCGCCCGAGGCGGTCGAGCAGGTGATCATGGGCAACGTGATCGCCGCCGGCGTCGGGCAGGCGCCGGCCCGCCAGGCGGGGCTCGGCGCCGGCATCCCGCGGGCTCACGGCGCGCTCACCGTGAACAAGGTGTGCGGCTCGGGCCTCATGGCGGTCATGCTGGCGGCCCAAGCCATCCGCCTCGGCGAAGCCCAGCTGATTGCCGCCGGCGGCATGGAGAGCATGAGCCGCGCGCCGTATCTCCTGCCCCAGGCGCGCCACGGGCACCGGCTCGGCCACGGCCGGGTGGTCGATGCAATGATCCTCGATGGCCTCTGGGACCCGTACAACGACTTCCACATGGGCAACGCCGCCGAACGGACCGCTCGCGCCCTCGGCATCGGGCGCGAGGTGCAGGACCGCTTCGCCGCCGAGAGCTACCGCCGGGCGCAGGCGGCGCTCGCCGAGGGCCGCTTCGCCGCCGAGATCGCGCCCGTCACCGTGGCGGACCGCCGCGGGCCGACCGCGGTCGACACCGACGAGGGGCCGGCGCGCGCCGACTTCGCCCGCATGCCGCAGCTGCGACCTGCCTTCGAGCCCGACGGCACGATCACCGCCGCCAACGCCTCGACGATCGCCGACGGGGCGGCCGCCGTCATCGTCGCGAGCGAGGACGCCATCCGCCGCCACGGGCTAACGCCGCGGGCGCGCATCGTCGCATCCGCCGTGGCGGGTCGGGCGCCCGAGGAGTTCCCGGTGGCCCCGATCGACGCCGTCCGCAAGGTGCTGACGGGGGCCGGGCTCACCACGCCCGACGTCGACCTCTTCGAGGTGAACGAGGCCTTTGCGGTGGTGGTGCTGGCGGCCATCGCGGAGCTCGGCCTCGATCCGGCGCGCGTCAACGTCCACGGCGGTGCCATCGCCCTCGGCCACCCGATCGGTGCGAGCGGCGCCCGCGTCCTGGTGACGCTGCTGCATGCCCTCGAGCAGCACGGGCTCCGCCGCGGGCTCGCGACGCTCTGCCTCGGCGGCGGCGAGGCGGTGGCGATGGTGATCGACCGGACGGTTTGAGCCGTCGCACCCTCCGGCCGGCTCGACCCGCTCCGACGCGCGGTCTATCGCCGCAGCTCTCGCTCTCGCCGGGCGCGCCGCTCACCGGCAGACGCACAGCCCCAGGAGATGGTCGGCCGTGCAGACCCGCCCCGCGGGACAGCTGCCGAGGCACACCGGGAACAACCCGCTGCACGGCAGCGGCAGCAACGTCGTGCTGGTCGTGGTGGTGGTGGTCGGCACGCGCGTGGTGGTGGTCGTCGTCGTGGTGGTGGAGGTGGTCGGCACGCGCGTGGTCGTGGTCGTCGTCGTGGTGGTCGTGGTCAGCGTCGTCGTGGTCGGCGGCCACGCGCGTCGTCGTGGTCGTCGTCGTGGTGGTCGTGGTCAGCGTCGTCGTGGTCGGCGGCGTCGTGGTCGTCGTCAGCGTCGTAGTGGTCGGCGGCGTCGTGGTCGTGGTGGAAGTCGTAGCCAGCGTCGTGCTGGTCGACGTCGTCGTGGTCGGCGGCGTGCTCGTGGTCGTGGTCAGCGTCGTGGTGGTCGTCGTCGGGTTGCTGGTCGTCGGCGGCAAGAAGGTGGCAAGCACCATGTACCAGTTGGTGGCCGTGCCCAGGGTCAGGCTCGCCTCCTGCGGGCCGGCGGCGCTGGAGAGGATGTCCTCGAGGTCGGAGGAGGCGCTGCCGTTCTCCACGTCGAGGACGAAGGGCACCGTCTGGCTGCTTCCGGGAGTCGCCCAAGCCGGCTGGCCGGCGGTGAGGACGGCCGCCACGACCAGCTCGCCGGCGGGGACCGGGGCGGTCGAACCCGCACGGGCGTCGGTTCCCACGCCTTGCGCTATCAGGGCTTGGTCGAGCGCTCCCACCGTGGCCACATGCCTGAAGTCCGCGACCGCCTCCTGCAGATAGGCGGGGGCGGACGCCGATACCGTGATCACCAGGCCCGATGGCGCCGCGGCAGAATTCTCGCGATACAGGAGGGCGATGTCGCCCGCTCCGTTCCACGTCGTCGAGACCGAGCGCGTCCAGGGGCCATTGACGTTGTCCGAGACCTGCACCTCGCCCGGAACGTCGAACTGACCGAACCACCCGACCAGCAGGTCGCCGGGCGCAACCGGCTCCGTCAGGTTGAGGGTGTACGACGGGACGCGGTTGGCGACCGAGGCTGCCGCTCCCTGGATGAATTCGGGCGACTCGGCCGGCGTGGTGACCACCAGGGCTGCCGACCGCGCCGAATGATCGTTCGCGAGGTCGAAGGCGTCAACCGAATACGTGTGCGTGGTCGATGGCGTCACATCCGGATCCAGGAAGGTCGTGGTGCTGAGCCCTGTCGTCCCGACGGCCGAGCCGTCTCGGTACACGGTATAGCCGGCGACGCTGCCGGTGGACGCCGACCACGAGAGGGCGACCCGTGTCGAGGCCACGCTGGTGGCCTCCAGGCCGGTGGGACTGGAGGGTGGCTCCGGTGGGCTGGCGGGAGCGGGATGGAAGACTGCGCACACCGCGTACCAGTCCGTCTCAGAGGCAAGGGTGGCAGTCCCGTACTGGTTGCCCGCGGCGCTCGAGGTGATGTCCTCTTCAAAGGCGGATCCCTCCGCCGTCTGCGCGCGCGGCGTGTACGGGACGCCCGCGCTGCTTCCAGGCGTCACCGCGCCGGGCGCGGGAGACGCCACCAGGGCCGCGAACACCAGCTCGCCCGCGCCCACGGCGCCCGTCGCACCGGTGTCAACGGCCGCTCCATCGGGAGCGCGCGCCGCGACCATCTGGTCCAGCGAGCCGGCGAGCGCGACGCCCGAATACTCGGCGACGGTTCCCTGCAGGTAGGCGGTCGAAGAGACGGAGACGGTGATCGTCATCCCGCCGGGTGCCGCCTGGCTGTCCTCGCGGTAATAGAGGGCGATGTCACCCGTGTCATCCAGGAAGGTCAACGACTTGGGCGCCCGCGTCCAGGCGCCGTTCACGTTGTCCGACACCTGGACCCGCTCGGGGGCATTGTACTGAGCAAACCACCCGACCAGCAGGTCCCCCTGGGCAACCGGGCCGCTGAGCGTGACGGTGACCGAGGGGACTCGCGCGGTCGAGAACGCGGCTCCCTGAACGAAGGTCGGGGTGGTCGATTGGGCGACCGCCGGGCGTGGAAGTAGAGCGGCGAGGGTGGCAATCCAGGCAAGGGCCGCAGTGGGCAGAGCCGAAGGGAAAGGTTTCATGGTGGTCCCCTGCGGCGCCGTCGCGGGGGCGGCGGGGGCGGCGAAGGCGGCGACCAGGCGCGGGGCCACGCCGCTGGGTCGCATCTGCCCACCCATAGCATCGCCGCGTCGGCGCGCACTCCCCTCCCTCTCCCCTCCCTCTCGACCTGCCCCTCACGCCTGGCGGGATGCGGGAGGCGCTGGCGGGTGCCCCGGTGGGCGAGCCGTCAGTCGCGTCTACGCCCCCCGTGCGCTACAACCGCCCGGGAGGTGGGGTCATGACCGCAGGCGAGGACATCTACGGCAGCGCGGAGCATCTCGCCTTTCGCGACACGGTCCGGAAGTTCGTCCAGACAGAGCTGGTGCCGCGCGCGCGCGAGTTCGACCAGCTGGGCCGGATCGACAAGTCGCTCTACCGGAAGATGGGCGAGCTCGGCCTGCTCGGCATCCGCTGGGATCTGCGCGACGGCGGGCAGGGCCTCGATTACTCCTACCACGCGGTCTTCCTCGAGGAGCTCGCCCTCTGCGACAACGCCGGAGTGGCGATGGGCATCAGCGTGCAGACCGACATGGCCACGCCGGCACTCGCCCGCTTCGGGAGCGACGAGCTCAAGCGCCGCTACCTGACGCCCGCCATCCGCGGCGAGCAGGTGGGCGCCATCGCGGTGACCGAGCCCGGCGCCGGCTCCGACGTCGCCGGCATCAAGACGCGCGCCGTCCGCCACGGCGACGAGTGGGTGATCAACGGCTCCAAGATGTACATCACCAACGCCGCCACCGCCGACTGGCTCTGTCTGCTCGCGGTCTCGGACCCGGAGGCCGGCTACGGCGGCTTTTCCCAGATCATCGTCCCCACCGGCCGGCCGGGCATCAGCTACCAGCTGCTCGACAAGATCGGCAACAAGGGCTCGGACACCGGCCTCTTCTTCTTCGAGGACGTACGGGTCCCCGTGTCGAACACCATCGGCGACCCGCACCGCGGCTTCCAGCAGCAGATGAACCAGTTCCAGGACG
Coding sequences within:
- a CDS encoding SCP2 sterol-binding domain-containing protein, whose amino-acid sequence is MMQLFFMHVGSFVAVILYFTLAGRAEYSPAGVRAALLVALGIETAYIWLARRAGELKQFDAGLWALFAIGSLAASAGVRPVASLFEHYSPALLFTTLGLTAVVPPLLGREPFTYYYARRQTPPWQQRLPEFAAINRVMTGYWVLVFFTAAGLAASAPTDWRFTALFPNLLTFGAGMTATWWLPLVYLKLFPPELPTAIEPLLMGMPLAFDRKAAGDGRAVIQFRVSGAEAGDYHVRVEGGRCRSFAGPAPAPDLVVHTPDTVWIRIARGELDGGRALQDGLYRVEGDLAVLAKMDEWFTPPRGARRTG
- a CDS encoding fumarylacetoacetate hydrolase family protein, producing MSVRLANVKGRASVLLGGRLVDVERASGGRFPADPMAAVQRWDAFVEWARGLREGDAEAPLNEVDLGPPVPRPAKVFAIGLNYREHAGEAGLELPKTPMVFTKFPSCLVGPRAPVVLSSAYVDWEVELVVVIGRRGDRIPAVRALDHVAGYTIGQDISDRRLQFSDKPPQFCLGKSINTFGPIGPAVVSLDAFPDANDLALACDVSGAPMQAARTSDMIFAVPELVAYLSSLCTLEPGDLIFTGTPSGVGSTRSPRRYLTEGDEIVSRIEHIGTMVNPCVARRAEG
- a CDS encoding FAD-dependent monooxygenase, translated to MTGQAFDLVTVGGGIGGAALARATAEQGARVLVLERERRFTDRVRGEALMPWGVAEARALGVDPLLRATCGHELPSFELFMGGVEIVRRDLVATTVPAAPVLAFYHPAMQEVLLDAATRAGAVVERGARVSSVAPGPEPSVAFELGGHVEEVRARLVVGADGRGSQMRKWAGFTVRRDPERLLFSGVLLDGVPVADDAAYIMFNPAVGRISLLFPQGSGRVRAYVGYHKDADPPRGQQHDLARFVDESVRAGVERALYAAARPAGPLALFEGADAWVDHPYRDGVALVGDAAATSDPTWGQGISLTLRDVRTLRDRLLAGEDWSAAGHAYAAEHDRYYAAVHRVDGWFADVFMEVGPQADERRARALPLIAADQTRIPDVPFSGPEQPADEAARRRFFGEE
- a CDS encoding acyl-CoA dehydrogenase translates to MREALAGAPVGEPSVASTPPVRYNRPGGGVMTAGEDIYGSAEHLAFRDTVRKFVQTELVPRAREFDQLGRIDKSLYRKMGELGLLGIRWDLRDGGQGLDYSYHAVFLEELALCDNAGVAMGISVQTDMATPALARFGSDELKRRYLTPAIRGEQVGAIAVTEPGAGSDVAGIKTRAVRHGDEWVINGSKMYITNAATADWLCLLAVSDPEAGYGGFSQIIVPTGRPGISYQLLDKIGNKGSDTGLFFFEDVRVPVSNTIGDPHRGFQQQMNQFQDERMVPIVMAPVVSRHLWEVTLKHCQERVVFGKPLAKMQVNQHKFVDMMIQITAAEAFARRCIRQMARGEDATLDISMAKVFCTAVEQFVATTCVQLFGGAGYCWENPAARAFVDSRLISIGGGADEVMKQVVARILQV
- a CDS encoding thiolase family protein, coding for MTAYLVSAARTPIGGFGGALASLSAPELGAAALRAVVARAGVPPEAVEQVIMGNVIAAGVGQAPARQAGLGAGIPRAHGALTVNKVCGSGLMAVMLAAQAIRLGEAQLIAAGGMESMSRAPYLLPQARHGHRLGHGRVVDAMILDGLWDPYNDFHMGNAAERTARALGIGREVQDRFAAESYRRAQAALAEGRFAAEIAPVTVADRRGPTAVDTDEGPARADFARMPQLRPAFEPDGTITAANASTIADGAAAVIVASEDAIRRHGLTPRARIVASAVAGRAPEEFPVAPIDAVRKVLTGAGLTTPDVDLFEVNEAFAVVVLAAIAELGLDPARVNVHGGAIALGHPIGASGARVLVTLLHALEQHGLRRGLATLCLGGGEAVAMVIDRTV